A genomic segment from Coccinella septempunctata chromosome 3, icCocSept1.1, whole genome shotgun sequence encodes:
- the LOC123309745 gene encoding coiled-coil domain-containing protein 42 homolog has translation MINIKLPKIEKRREKTKNVSLESRDMVSAKLFKGSTYDPLRMIHRTTDSCDKVVLPKMNDRMNIIKKTAQHTKDETFRCSAALEDRRGKYLRERCHLDEEWEMLEKKEHALKTNMIIFNKFLKENLVKRERFEENISHHRRVGGKYDEEIELIREKISVLRKIKKLMKQQIKKHSIYNDFLETVVSRKGEYNCVSSLINRFALLFETLEEAAQKFQSKKKQLETLTLEEEKKDFDRINLIQSLLNKLGYLSVVHATVTAKSKDVETVLSNVQLETERLFHNFAITEDFINDMYLSMCKRQGLEVVFHKGDFDNQLTVIYTCIEMLRNIVESQDKNKG, from the exons ATGATCAACATAAAACTGCCGAAAATAGAGAAGAGAagggaaaaaacgaaaaatgtaAGCTTGGAGAGCAGAGATATGGTTTCTGCCAAACTTTTCAAGGGTTCAACATACGATCCTTTGAGAATGATTCACCGCACCACGGATTCCTGCGACAAAGTTGTCCTCCCAAAGATGAACGATAGAATGAATATCATAAAAAAGACCGCACAACACACCAAAGATGAAACTTTCAGGTGTTCTGCAGCTCTCGAGGACCGTCGTGGAAAATACCTTCGTGAACGCTGCCATCTGGATGAAGAATGGGAGATGCTGGAGAAGAAGGAGCACGCACTTAAAACGAACATgatcattttcaataaattcctgaaagaaaatcttGTCAAAAGAGAAAGGTTCGAAGAGAACATCAGTCATCATCGGAGAGTGGGGGGTAAATACGACGAAGAGATCGAATTGATCAGGGAAAAGATCTCTGTTTTG AGGAAGATCAAGAAACTGATGAAGCAGCAAATCAAGAAGCATTCGATCTACAACGACTTCCTGGAAACTGtcgtttcgagaaagggtgaaTACAACTGCGTATCATCCCTCATCAACAGGTTCGCGCTGTTGTTCGAAACGTTAGAAGAAGCGGCGCAGAAATTCCAGTCGAAAAAGAAGCAACTGGAGACTTTGACGTTGGAAGAGGAAAAGAAGGATTTCGACAGGATAAATTTGATCCAATCGTTGCTCAATAAACTGGGATATTTGAGTGTGGTGCACGCAACGGTCACAGCAAAGAGCAAAGATGTCGAAACGGTGCTGTCAAATGTCCAGCTGGAGACCGAGAGGCTGTTCCATAACTTCGCCATCACTGAAGACTTCATAAACGACATGTACTTGTCGATGTGTAAGAGGCAAGGTTTGGAGGTCGTTTTTCATAAGGGGGATTTTGACAACCAATTGACGGTGATTTACACCTGCATTGAGATGTTGAGAAACATCGTTGAGTCGCAGGATAAGAACAAAGGATGA
- the LOC123309345 gene encoding 60S ribosomal protein L31: MAKPKGEKKGKSAINEVVTREYTINLHKRLHGVGFKKRAPRAIKEIRKFAVLQMGTQDVRIDTRLNKQIWSKGIRNVPFRLRVRLSRRRNEDEDSVHKLYTLATYVPVATFKKLQTENVDASQE; the protein is encoded by the exons ATGGCCAAACCTAAAGGTGAGAAAAAAGGCAAATCTGCCATCAACGAAGTTGTCACAAGAGAGTACACGATAAACCTGCACAAAAGGCTTCATGGAGTAGGTTTCAAAAAGAGGGCTCCAAGAGCCATCAAAGAAATCAGGAAGTTTGCTGTTTTGCAAATGGGTACCCAGGATGTTAGGATCGACACCAGATTAAACAAACAAATTTGGTCCAAAGGAATAAG AAATGTACCCTTCAGACTACGTGTCCGTTTATCCAGAAGGAGGAACGAAGATGAAGACTCTGTACATAAACTTTATACTTTAGCAACATATGTTCCAGTTGCTACCTTTAAAAAATTACAGACAGAGAATGTTGATGCTAGCcaagaataa